A region of Ornithodoros turicata isolate Travis chromosome 5, ASM3712646v1, whole genome shotgun sequence DNA encodes the following proteins:
- the LOC135394772 gene encoding uncharacterized protein LOC135394772 isoform X2 — MASERTPLVGVKAQETQVHVITQEASMNGAISTRTLSSLVRAFQARRIDGNQRREATENEAHIHLRTLDDDEVGSMRHTDQENQDCCCAPCCKALYAEFLRWIARLAIAVALVVFAVALPMVVIGILLVVINVQHMDFNDSLSPHYCNRVVCISTATYSAVVGASSAVFLWYCDCCFPKVCQRLAGK; from the exons ATGGCGTCTGAAAGAACACCACTCGTCGGAGTCAAG GCTCAGGAAACGCAAGTGCACGTCATCACACAGGAGGCATCAATGAATG GAGCGATATCAACAAGAACGCTCTCTAGTCTTGTACGAGCATTTCAAGCCAGACGTATCGATGGCAACCAGCGGCGTGAAGCGACAGAAAACGAAGCACACATACACCTGCGTAcgttggatgatgatgaggtgggctcTATGCGGCACACTGACCAAGAAAACCAAGACTGTTGCTGTGCACCATGTTGCAAAGCAC TTTATGCAGAATTTCTCCGTTGGATTGCACGTCTGGCAATTGCTGTTGCACTTGTGGTATTTGCCGTTGCACTACCCATGGTCGTCATTG GCATTCTGTTGGTGGTGATTAACGTGCAACACATGGATTTCAACGACTCCCTCAGCCCACATTACTGCAACCGTGTAGTGTGCATATCCACGGCGACGTACTCTGCTGTCGTTGGTGCTTCCTCGGCAGTTTTCCTGTGGTACTGCGACTGCTGTTTTCCTAAAGTATGTCAAAGACTTGCCGGAAAGTAG
- the LOC135394772 gene encoding uncharacterized protein LOC135394772 isoform X1, producing MASERTPLVGVKAQETQVHVITQEASMNGAISTRTLSSLVRAFQARRIDGNQRREATENEAHIHLRTLDDDEVGSMRHTDQENQDCCCAPCCKALYAEFLRWIARLAIAVALVVFAVALPMVVIGSVYFNECPAEKSIPIYLIVAGVVLLLMFLGILLVVINVQHMDFNDSLSPHYCNRVVCISTATYSAVVGASSAVFLWYCDCCFPKVCQRLAGK from the exons ATGGCGTCTGAAAGAACACCACTCGTCGGAGTCAAG GCTCAGGAAACGCAAGTGCACGTCATCACACAGGAGGCATCAATGAATG GAGCGATATCAACAAGAACGCTCTCTAGTCTTGTACGAGCATTTCAAGCCAGACGTATCGATGGCAACCAGCGGCGTGAAGCGACAGAAAACGAAGCACACATACACCTGCGTAcgttggatgatgatgaggtgggctcTATGCGGCACACTGACCAAGAAAACCAAGACTGTTGCTGTGCACCATGTTGCAAAGCAC TTTATGCAGAATTTCTCCGTTGGATTGCACGTCTGGCAATTGCTGTTGCACTTGTGGTATTTGCCGTTGCACTACCCATGGTCGTCATTG GGTCGGTCTACTTCAATGAATGTCCTGCTGAGAAGAGCATACCTATTTACCTAATCGTAGCTGGTGTCGTCCTGCTGCTAATGTTCTTGG GCATTCTGTTGGTGGTGATTAACGTGCAACACATGGATTTCAACGACTCCCTCAGCCCACATTACTGCAACCGTGTAGTGTGCATATCCACGGCGACGTACTCTGCTGTCGTTGGTGCTTCCTCGGCAGTTTTCCTGTGGTACTGCGACTGCTGTTTTCCTAAAGTATGTCAAAGACTTGCCGGAAAGTAG